The genomic segment CAACCTAGGGAAGAAAGAGTTGTAAGTACATGCAGTAATAAACTCATTTGACAAGTATTCATGAATGCAACTTGAGTAAACTGAAGTCTTTGTACCTTGACATTCCAGTTTCTGTCGACGAGTAGATTGGACGATTTCAAGTCTCTATGTACTATTGGTGGATTTCTGCGATGTAAGTAATTCATTCCCCTAGCCTGCAACAACAATAGAGAACCCGAACTCGCTCAGcctttcatatgtttttttatcatTGTGAGGGAGGTGGTCTTTGGAAGATCAGAGTCTTACAACATCAAGGGCCATTCTTAGACGACGTTTCTTGTCCAATGGCTGATTCGTACTATGTAGTATTTTGAAGAGACTCCCTCTAATCACCAAAACCGGAAAGAAGTAAATGAATACAGGGTAATTTATACAACACAATCGATAACGAGCAACATTACTTCCAGATACAGAGATCAATAATCTCACCTTGGCATATACTCCATGACTATGGCAGATTTTTCTTCTGTGCAAACCGCTCCCATAAATAACAGCACATTCGGATGTCTCAGTTTCTTCATAATGTTGATCTGATGATATTGATCCCAACTGATTTATTTTGTCTTGCACAGATGATTTCTCTAAACATTTGCATAGCAGAGGGAAGTAAATATGCGTACCTCCTTTTTGCACTCCGTCAATGTCATCGCATTGTAATCACCCTCGAAGTAAACCTTAATAGCAACATCCTGATCCAGATAGATTGGACTACTTAATTACCAATGTGCACTGATACAGCAACCATTTTTGAATCAtctttaaattacaaaaaactTACTGAGCCATTCCAAACTCCACGATGAACCGCAGCAAATGAACCTGTGAGGAAATGTAAAACATAATCTGATTTAAACATCGAACACAAAGATCTGAACTGAAGTTTGCATATCTTAAACGTGAAAATGAGTGCAAGACTCTGGTAAACGAAATGCACCTCTCCCGACCTCCTCCCCAAGTTGTAAATCTTCCCATCGTATCTCACATGACGAATCAGTGACGAATCTATTATTCCCTTGGTTGGCAGGACTTTGTTGCTTATTGATGCTGACTCCAAGAATTGGCAAGGGATCGCCACTAGGACGAGTATTCCAAGCATCTTCAATCTCACCATTTAGGTCCGACATTTTTGTTCCCCGCATGCCAGACACCAAACCACTCTCTAGTCCTCTGGGAGGTTTCCTTTGTCCCAGATTCCCAATATACTGAAAGCGGTCTCCATTATGTATCACATCACTGAAATCCTCATCTCCATTCCCATAGACATCTGAAAATCTAATTTCAGCCCTTTTTGGTTTGCCATTGCCATTGTCTCTGAAAGCCGTATATGTAACTGCATTAGAAGCCTTGGAACTAGCTCCACTGCCACAGGCTGAATTATTTATACCATTTCCTAAGATAGGCTCATTATCTTCATTTCCTTGGTTGCCAGTAATCTTTCTTTGCAGCTTCCCCAAAAACTTATCCGCCTACACTAGTATATATGTAGATTCAGCTTGAGACAATAATTGTAGTAAGACATTCTAATGAGAAGTGTCCCGTTTAAGTAGACAACAAAGACTTACCAGTGAACCATACTTCTCGAAAGTTGTGGAAGCAACAACCGGGACATTTTCATCTCGGCTCCTAGAATTCTGATTTGCATGGACGGAATCATCTCCATTTCTCTGTGGTCGAAGCTTCGACGCCTTCTTGGTTTGTGCACGAAACAGCGAAACAAACAATCATTCATCTtgcacaataatttttttttaaaaagggacaAAAAAATTACGAACACTCAGGATGCGAGAATTACCAGGTTTGAAACAGTTGATGAATACTGTGGGACAACTGGAACCGGTGGTGGTGCAGCAATCTGAGCCCTCGGAAGGTGCCATTGGTGCTTTCTCGAATTTGATTGCTGTCTATTACTATGTGATTGTTGCTGATGCTCGTTACTTAGTGGATGCATCCTATTGAAAAGCGTCGCATCACTCGAGACAGTAACAACACCAACGAGCTCACCATTTTCATAAACAGGGCTTTTAGTCACCAACGCCATGAATAATTCACCAGTTTTCTTCTGAAACGGAAACTGACCAGTCCAAGTCTCTCCACGGCAAACCCTATTCCTGATACCCGTAAGGGAATTACGGTATTCTTCGGTTACAAGCACATCAATCGTTCTGTAGCCAACAACTTCCTCAGCATACCAGTGGTAAAGATTCTCAGCAGAACGACTCCTAANaaaaaaaaaaatctcttcacTCAGagaaatacataatatattaccaCTTGCATAAACAAAGAATCACTAATTATAACTTTGTTTAACTGCTTAATCTACAGAACCTTCTTTTCTAAGCAGATTCAGATACTCTAATCTCGAATTTTCATTTGTAAAACTCATTAACTAAACTAAATTCATCAGAATAGAGCGGATCATAGAAGGCAAATCAATGGAACAGTACACTACACTCCTTCCTGAATTTAACCAAAACCATCTACAAACAAACACTACCGAAGAAAGTAATCAGTCTCACCAGAAAGTAATTTCTCCAGACGCAGCAGATGTTACATGAATCGCGTGTCCCATGGAATCCATCAAAGTCCGATACGCACTATCAGCGAAATAGAATCCTGAAACCGCTCTCTCCCAAGTCGCCGTCGGATTATCCCAGGAATCCGCCGGTTCCGCCTCAGCCTCCGCCTCCGCCTCTGCTTCCGTCTCCAACTCCGCCGTCGGTTCCTTACCGGTTCGACTCTCCTCCTGAAGCAACAAGTCATCAACATCCTCTCTTAATCTCGCTTGGCTTGTCTCCATTCTCTGACACCACTCCACCAAAACCTGGTAGAGACTCGAATCCGAGTTGTTCCCGGCCATCGTACTCGCCGGAGAATTGGTTTGAGCAGTCGCATCAAGATCCGACTCTGGTAAAATccacaaattaaaattatacgTAATTTAAAATAGACGAAGACAAGCTTGTGCTCctcatttgtttattaattttcttatatttttcagCCGCTTCTTTAATTACTTAGTGACGTTATAATTAACAAACCCAGCTAATAACTAAACACTCCGACGCATTCAAATTCTGCCACGTGTCTTTAAGCTAATGAGCTGCTGACACTTGTGGAATTGCCTATGTAAGGGAAGATTTGAATTTTCGAGGATAGACGAAATTGTCAGGATTTAAAAGTGGTGATTGACGAAATTGACCTTGATGACAGCTTTAAATTACGATACAGCCTTTCTTGTTGCCGCCGCCACTCcctaaaaaatatcaaaagggACCTTGACATGTGTAATTTGATTTCATTGATCGATATAGGCCTTTCTAGTAAGTTACATTCTCTAACTAAAAAAGTTCAAGTCGAATAAACAAATcaactctatatatttttttaaaatcaattattaataGTCTTCAAATCAttgtagaatatataattaaacacttGGGGAAGACAAGTTTAATTGAAGTCATTAAGTCAACTGgatttgtttcagttttatcTGAACACTTGATTGTTCCTGGAACACAAATTGAAATAGCCAAAGCCAAAATGACTACAATTCTACAAACTCCCCAAAAAAATAGCAGCATCATGCGCGAGTTTCTGGTTATgggttttataagatttttttgttgggCCTAAAGCCCTTTTACGTCTTAAGGCTTATATTTCCATATATTTACcgcaattgacaaaaaaaatataagactggacattcggtttcggttcggttgtgtttggtttcggttagtttgaatatagtaatataataaccatttagatattttagaaatttcggtttggtttggtttggtttcttttggttcggttttggttcaGTTAGTTGAAGAGATAACCagaactaacataaattatattgaaattaaccaaataaactaaatataaccaAAAGTAAGATAaacgaatataaccaaaattaactaaaaatactttacaaaaatataaaaagtggGGAAAATATTAAtctgattttacaaaatagtatttaactttgtaaattcaaataataacatttaaatatattgattatttaaagtatttaattattttgaatgtagaaataattaatattttaagtttattttatagttttgtataatattaagtatattattttggttatattctaGGTTTTtagatatttcggttaaccatttaatttttggttcggttcggttcagtttcggttagtttggatatagtaTTTTACTAACCATTCAGTTATTTAAGGaacttcaatttgattttttcggTTCGATtaggtcggttatttggttaacGGTTATTTTGCCCACCCTAAAAAATATGTGGTAACAAAACTGTAAATAAGCATCAGGTAAAGAAATTTACAATATTGAACccaatatattataattgaaaaaatctcaaatatatatatataaactatatttaatcgaattattttttattttttgttttcgtaaAGGTTGGGATACCCCAAACCTAAATATTATCTTAATTCTTAAATATGGGAATATCCTGATTCCTGAACCGTACAGCGAAGAAAATTTACAAAGAGaataaaagttaaattaaaataaaatctaaaccaaaaaccaaaaaaaaaagtaaaaaaacaaaaagaataaggaAAAGAACCTAAAAAAGGCTTTAAAACTCTGAGAGTCGCCGATccaattcttcatcttcttcttcttcttccacactgcaatttatttatttaggaaTTAGATAAACACAGTATTGTTAATTCTTTGCCTCCTCCTTCACTCCAGCTTTTCAAACACACAAATCTTCTCTGCGACGATACTTCCTCTCTCAAAGGTTTCTCTATAATGGCGACACCCACTCAGGAAGCAATCGACACCTTCATGAGCATCACCGGCGCTTCCAATGCCGTCGCCGTTCGGAAGCTTGAGGTGATTCCACtacacttttcttcttcttccttcttcttctattgttttgatttttgtttaattctGTTTGTGGTAACTTTAGGATTTGATCATCAaaattccttttttcttctaaatatgtTCTCTTATATtgttaaaagttgaaattttgaagttgattttgttaaaatttaggTCACCCGATGATCGGATTAAGTTTTTATTAGAAGGGTTTCTGCTGTTTTATTTCTCTGTGTAGCTTATCGATTTTGGTAATTTGTTCATTGATATCTAAAACAAGTCTGTGACCTACGCATTGTGACATTATGTGGTTTAAGTTGggaaaagttttgtttttagggttaTTGAATTTGCTGAGGGGTTTAAGTTGATTGTTGAAGTTTCAAACTTCTCAAAACTCATCTTGATGTACAATTTAGTTTACTTGTagcttttgttttggtgtaGCTAATCCCTAGTGTTTGCCTAAAATTTACATGCTTTCTTTGTTGCAGGAATATCGTGGGAATCTCAATAGAGCTGTGAATGCATACTATAATCACGGACATCAAAATTCGTATGCCCTCCTCCCactctttttatctttgttgctaccttgcatgttttttttttaggcatGTGTGTGACACGTTCTTATCATCTTTGTGCAGACTATATGAAAATCCAGCTAATATCCCTCAGGGTGATGCAATGGATATAGATGGTGATGTGACTCCAGCACTCTCAGAAGCTAGAACCACGGTCCCCTTCCCGCGCCGGGATTCTCCGATGCCACCTCTTCCAAGAGGGGTCAGGCAGATACCTATAGAGGTTAAGGACAGCACTGGGCCATCTGGTCGATCAAATGacatagaagaagaaatgattcGAGCTGCTATTGAGGCCTCAAAAATGGAGACTGGGGTAAGTTTTGCTTAAGATAATGGAAAGTATATAAACTTAAGCATTAGGCATAGCCTGCTCGTTTTCTGTTTACCTCTGAAGTCACAAGATTTATTCAGTGGTTTATATTGTTGTATAGGTACCAAAGAATCAGTCGCCTGAAAATGATCACTCTCGCATGGAAGATGATGTTGACGTAGCAAAATCTGTCACAGTGCAGTCAGCAGAGGAAGAAGTGTTGTTGCGCAGTGAAGGTTGGAAGGCTTCATCCTCAGAAAGAGAAACCTCTGAAGTTCTTTCTATTCCAGGACAGCAGAGTACCCGAGCCTCAAATGGAAggtttgttctgttctgttttgttttgttttgtaacacCTTTTGTAGTCCATCAGTTTGTCTTCTGTTTTTCCTAGAAAATGTCCCAAGAAATTGTTTTTACATGTGTAGACTCGCAGCACCTAGCTCACTGtctgacgatgatgatgacgaggattatgatgatgatgatgacgacgatgaagatgaagatgatgatgatgacgacgatgacgaTGATTATGACCCTGATTATGTTGACGAGGAACTCATTGAACCCCGTGTTAGGCACAGACCAAGACGTGCGGTTTCTGGATCTCGGGCCCCACGTAATGATGATCGTCCCCAGAGCCCTGAAGCAGAAGATGCAGTTATTCATTCACCTGATGCTGGCAATGGTTTTCCTTCTGAGGTAGTGAAGCATATATGTTTGGttctatatttattaatcaGATTACCTTTACTTTCAAGTAAGAATCCTAGAGTAATTAGTGGCTGAGCTATTACTCTTATTACATGTTTGGTTTAAGTGGGGAGGCATTTCGTCTGAGGAACATGATGAAGCTGTCATGCTAGAGGCGGCCATGTTTGGAAGCATTCCTAATAGTGAATATCGTGTTCCTTATGCACCATCTTATCCGCAAAGGACACAGCGTCCACCCTCACCGTCATTGACAGCTCAAAGGTTGATTCGAGAACAGCAGGTTaggaatatttttgtttctttcctccCCAAAGTTGTCTGGAGAATACTTTTATTTGATCTATCCTTGTGACATGAAGAATAGAAGTAATGGGCAAAGAGTTTCACTCTTTTAGGTTTTCGAAGGGATtgataagttttttcttttttgaaatctGAACTCATGTAGGACGATGCGTATCTTGCATCGCTGGAAGCTGACAGGGTAAAGGCTGAGGCTCGTCGATTGGCAGAAGAAGCTGCTAGAGTAGAAgctcttgaagaagaaaagagaaaggaggAAGAAGCTCGCAGGAAGGTCGAAGAGGAACAGGTGCGCTTCTGGTTATACATGAGTCTCTTTATTCCTGTGTGTAAACAGGTTATCCCGAATGTTATGTTTTGAGTGGTTACCAAGATCCTGCACTTGGATGGAGAAAAAGTACCCAAACCACATGAACCTTTGGAACCAATCCATTTTTCTtggaacaagaaaaaagatgtCTATACTTTCTTGCATTTACGAAAAACTAGTTAGAACTAGCATCGCTACTAGGTTTGAAGTCTCATAGGTACTAAGCTGTATGCGGTATTTGGATGAGTCtcaattttttatctttcttactAGGAGCTGGAGAGGCAATTAGTTACCAAGGAAGCGTCTCTGCCTCAGGAGCCACCAGCAGGCGAAGAGAATGCCATTACACTTCAAGTCAGATTGCCAGATGGCACCCGCCATGGTCGCCGGTTCCTTAAATCCGACAAACTCCAAGTGAGTATCCCAAAACCAGCTTCATTTATCCTCAGACACTATGAAAAACCTTATAAACCACTAAGCATGTCTTCTTTCTCATATGCAGTCACTTTTCGACTTTATGGACATCTGTAGAGTTGTGAAGCCCAACACTTACAGGCTGGTAAGTGGTTTGTGGCCAAAAAAATGCTATATTCAATTTTTCGTTGgagaattttttatattcttagTTGGTAATGTTTGTATGATCAAAAACAGGTAAGGCCTTTTCCACGGCATGCTTTTGGCGATGGGGAATGCTCATCGACTCTAAACGATGTAGGTTTAACGAGCAAACAAGAAGCATTGTTCTTGGAGCTGATCTAAAATTGGTATTCTATTGGGGTTTATATAACTTATTCTTTAgttctcttcttatttttcttcatagaaGTTGTTACTCTTATTGTTTTATTGAATATTGAATCCGAGGCTGGCTTTTATAGGAAAGGTTTCGTTTTCGCCGATATGCATCTTCGAATTCGTTGGCTTTTGTTGGATATAATTACCAAATTTACCAGATTAGCAAATTGCTATGATAATCAAAGCTAAAGCTTTGGAATTATAGAACTATAGAAGTCATTGTAGCTAGATCGAACTTTATTGTGTTAATaatccaaaaaatccaaaagattaTGCAACTATGCAAATGTATtagaagtttaaaatataaaatgtagacaaaataattgaagggaaaaaacaagaaaagaagaggtgATGGAGGATGAAGGACATTAGAAGCTATGGTTATATAAAAGCAAGTTGGGACAGTTGagggaaaatatatatttgatgttaGTGGCAGCAAGTTCATAACTACTTCTCCTTCCTTCATGTTTCATCTTATGGGCCTTTTTTGTTCCTTACCACCCACACCATGagtttgttacatttttttagtaGTCTACAAAATTTACACCATGAgtttgttataacttataaccaaGTGGTCGTAAATTTGTAGTTCAGATATTTGACTTCTAAAGTTGTATTGtgaattacaaatttaaaactatgaaagttgtaaatttgtaatgtcaaaacaaattctgaagttgtattatattattatactttATCCAACCATGGGAACAAAAAAATGACTGAAACAGTGAAACGAGTCGGGTAAACGGGTTAGTCGGCGTTGTTagtggaagaaaaaagaaaaacgaaggAGACGACAAAGAGACCAGGTCGTTCACGGCGTCGGCTGTCGCAAACGACGACCTTAAAACTTTTCTCGGCGCCGTCGTCAAAAAAGTTACACAAACTCCCTTACTTACACACGCGCCTTATCACGTAAACGTCACGCGTACATAAGAGGAGGACCACTTAAAACatgcatgtatattattttttctcttgcATAAGAATTTCCCGGCAACGAAACCAACTTCTATCTTGTCCTTTAATTGCTTAACCAGATTCATATACTTTATATaacaactcaaaccacttgaaaaggatagttttatgttttacattCAATTTTAAAAGTCATTCTCATGACAACAAATTCACTCtcatgatttatttatttattttatttttaaaaatggacaggatatttaatactattaattattaaagctttttacaatcaaatcaaacaacctTTGTAACATTCATATTACTTGAAATCAAATACAGTATATCTCACAAATCAAATGTTTCATCCTAAATTAATCAATTAGAAGAGTTTAGTGTACAATGAAACGAATCTCGTTAGATGCCAATAAATCAAAACATGGAGAgagacaaggtttttaaaacacATTCAAATGCCTATAATTCCCACTTTCTTCTATATCCAAAGAATCCAACAAAAACGGTGTCGTGTTCCCATCGTCTTCACCATCACATGATCTAGTCATGAGCTCTTTTGCTCTATGAACTTCGACTTCCCAATCAGTCGTAGCCAACACAACCAACATTGAAACCAGGCATGATCCTTGCGCCGCAAACAGACCGAGCCACAGTCCCTTGA from the Camelina sativa cultivar DH55 chromosome 12, Cs, whole genome shotgun sequence genome contains:
- the LOC104731186 gene encoding dual specificity protein kinase shkE isoform X1, with the translated sequence MAGNNSDSSLYQVLVEWCQRMETSQARLREDVDDLLLQEESRTGKEPTAELETEAEAEAEAEAEPADSWDNPTATWERAVSGFYFADSAYRTLMDSMGHAIHVTSAASGEITFWSRSAENLYHWYAEEVVGYRTIDVLVTEEYRNSLTGIRNRVCRGETWTGQFPFQKKTGELFMALVTKSPVYENGELVGVVTVSSDATLFNRMHPLSNEHQQQSHSNRQQSNSRKHQWHLPRAQIAAPPPVPVVPQYSSTVSNLKASKLRPQRNGDDSVHANQNSRSRDENVPVVASTTFEKYGSLADKFLGKLQRKITGNQGNEDNEPILGNGINNSACGSGASSKASNAVTYTAFRDNGNGKPKRAEIRFSDVYGNGDEDFSDVIHNGDRFQYIGNLGQRKPPRGLESGLVSGMRGTKMSDLNGEIEDAWNTRPSGDPLPILGVSINKQQSPANQGNNRFVTDSSCEIRWEDLQLGEEVGRGSFAAVHRGVWNGSDVAIKVYFEGDYNAMTLTECKKEINIMKKLRHPNVLLFMGAVCTEEKSAIVMEYMPRGSLFKILHSTNQPLDKKRRLRMALDVARGMNYLHRRNPPIVHRDLKSSNLLVDRNWNVKVGDFGLSKWKNATFLSTKSGKGTPQWMAPEVLRSEPSNEKCDVFSFGVILWELMTTLIPWDRLNSIQVVGVVGFMDRRLDLPEGLNPRIASIIQDCWQTDPAKRPSFEELISQMMSLFRKPGSGAQEDDD
- the LOC104731186 gene encoding dual specificity protein kinase shkE isoform X2, with amino-acid sequence MAGNNSDSSLYQVLVEWCQRMETSQARLREDVDDLLLQEESRTGKEPTAELETEAEAEAEAEAEPADSWDNPTATWERAVSGFYFADSAYRTLMDSMGHAIHVTSAASGEITFWSRSAENLYHWYAEEVVGYRTIDVLVTEEYRNSLTGIRNRVCRGETWTGQFPFQKKTGELFMALVTKSPVYENGELVGVVTVSSDATLFNRMHPLSNEHQQQSHSNRQQSNSRKHQWHLPRAQIAAPPPVPVVPQYSSTVSNLASKLRPQRNGDDSVHANQNSRSRDENVPVVASTTFEKYGSLADKFLGKLQRKITGNQGNEDNEPILGNGINNSACGSGASSKASNAVTYTAFRDNGNGKPKRAEIRFSDVYGNGDEDFSDVIHNGDRFQYIGNLGQRKPPRGLESGLVSGMRGTKMSDLNGEIEDAWNTRPSGDPLPILGVSINKQQSPANQGNNRFVTDSSCEIRWEDLQLGEEVGRGSFAAVHRGVWNGSDVAIKVYFEGDYNAMTLTECKKEINIMKKLRHPNVLLFMGAVCTEEKSAIVMEYMPRGSLFKILHSTNQPLDKKRRLRMALDVARGMNYLHRRNPPIVHRDLKSSNLLVDRNWNVKVGDFGLSKWKNATFLSTKSGKGTPQWMAPEVLRSEPSNEKCDVFSFGVILWELMTTLIPWDRLNSIQVVGVVGFMDRRLDLPEGLNPRIASIIQDCWQTDPAKRPSFEELISQMMSLFRKPGSGAQEDDD
- the LOC104731187 gene encoding plant UBX domain-containing protein 13-like, whose translation is MATPTQEAIDTFMSITGASNAVAVRKLEEYRGNLNRAVNAYYNHGHQNSLYENPANIPQGDAMDIDGDVTPALSEARTTVPFPRRDSPMPPLPRGVRQIPIEVKDSTGPSGRSNDIEEEMIRAAIEASKMETGVPKNQSPENDHSRMEDDVDVAKSVTVQSAEEEVLLRSEGWKASSSERETSEVLSIPGQQSTRASNGRLAAPSSLSDDDDDEDYDDDDDDDEDEDDDDDDDDDDYDPDYVDEELIEPRVRHRPRRAVSGSRAPRNDDRPQSPEAEDAVIHSPDAGNGFPSEWGGISSEEHDEAVMLEAAMFGSIPNSEYRVPYAPSYPQRTQRPPSPSLTAQRLIREQQDDAYLASLEADRVKAEARRLAEEAARVEALEEEKRKEEEARRKVEEEQELERQLVTKEASLPQEPPAGEENAITLQVRLPDGTRHGRRFLKSDKLQSLFDFMDICRVVKPNTYRLVRPFPRHAFGDGECSSTLNDVGLTSKQEALFLELI